One window of the Conexibacter sp. SYSU D00693 genome contains the following:
- a CDS encoding cupin domain-containing protein has translation MHVANLDDREPFTTKDGSTIREVCGPAWTPARNQSLAEATVPVGAATTAHFHREAEELYFFTAGSGRLRIGDEERDVRPGDCAVIPPGIEHKMWNTGEVPLVLLCCCAPAYRHEDTVLTEPEPGDEAA, from the coding sequence GTGCACGTCGCCAACCTCGACGACCGCGAGCCCTTCACGACGAAGGACGGCTCGACCATCCGCGAGGTGTGCGGGCCGGCCTGGACGCCGGCGCGCAACCAGTCGCTGGCCGAGGCGACCGTCCCCGTCGGCGCCGCCACCACCGCCCACTTCCACCGCGAGGCCGAGGAGCTGTACTTCTTCACCGCGGGCTCGGGGCGGCTGCGCATCGGCGACGAGGAGCGCGACGTCCGGCCGGGCGACTGCGCGGTCATCCCGCCAGGGATCGAGCACAAGATGTGGAACACCGGCGAGGTGCCGCTCGTCCTGCTGTGCTGCTGCGCCCCGGCGTACCGCCACGAGGACACCGTCCTGACCGAGCCCGAGCCGGGCGACGAGGCCGCATGA